A region from the Arvicola amphibius chromosome 12, mArvAmp1.2, whole genome shotgun sequence genome encodes:
- the Btd gene encoding biotinidase isoform X5, translating into MSTSALQFMVRIMSGACTTPAFFLLGCCALALGLGSGSLEHREAKHYIAAVYEHRSVLSPNPLELTSRQQALELMKQNLDIYEQQVMAAAQKGVQIIVFPEDGIHGFNFTRTSIYPFLDFMPSPRLVRWNPCLEPFRFNDTEVLQRLSCMAIKGQMFLVANLGTKQPCLHSDPRCPHDGRYQFNTDVVFSHNGTLVARYRKHNLYFEAAFDTPAHVDLVTFDTPFAGQFGMFTCFDILFFEPAIQLLRDSKVKHIVYPTAWMNQLPLLTAIEIQKAFATAFGVSVLAANIHHPTLGMTGSGIHTPLKSFWYHDMDNPEGHLIIAQVATNPLGLVGIENATSETDRSHNKFLKILSGDLSCEKDAQEVRCEEAANWNTNAPPTFHSEMMYDNFTLVPVWGKEGYLQVCSNGLCCHLLYERPTLSEELYALGVFDGLHTVHGTYYIQVCALVKCGGLGFDTCGQEISEAQGLFDFHLWGNFSTSYIFPLFLTSGMTLDTPNQLGWENDHYFLRKSGLSSGLVTAALYGRLYERD; encoded by the exons ATTTATGGTCCGCATTATGTCTGGAGCCTGTACCAcgcctgctttcttcctcctcgGCTGTTGTGCGCTTGCGCTGGGCCTCGGCTCAGGCTCCCTGGAGCACCGCGAGGCCAAGCACTACATTGCTGCAGTGTATGAGCACCGGTCGGTCCTGAGCCCAAACCCTCTGGAGCTCACCAGCCGCCAACAGGCTCTGGAGCTCATGAAGCAGAACCTCGACATCTATGAACAGCAAGTGATGGCTGCAGCCCAGAAG GGTGTGCAGATTATAGTGTTCCCGGAAGATGGCATCCATGGGTTCAACTTCACACGAACATCCATTTACCCATTCTTGGACTTTATGCCCTCTCCCAGGCTGGTCAGGTGGAACCCCTGCCTGGAGCCCTTTCGGTTCAATGACACGGAG GTTCTCCAGCGCCTGAGTTGTATGGCCATCAAGGGACAGATGTTCTTGGTGGCCAATCTTGGAACAAAACAGCCTTGCCTTCACAGTGACCCCAGGTGCCCACATGACGGGAGATACCAGTTTAATACAGATGTGGTGTTCAGCCACAATGGAACCCTTGTTGCCCGCTACCGTAAGCACAACCTGTACTTTGAGGCGGCCTTTGATACCCCTGCTCATGTGGACCTCGTCACCTTTGATACCCCCTTTGCAGGCCAGTTTGGCATGTTCACTTGCTTTGACATCCTGTTCTTTGAGCCCGCCATCCAACTCCTCAGAGACTCCAAGGTGAAGCACATTGTGTACCCCACGGCCTGGATGAACCAGCTACCGCTCTTGACAGCCATTGAAATCCAGAAAGCATTCGCCACTGCCTTTGGTGTCAGTGTCCTGGCAGCTAACATCCATCACCCGACTCTGGGGATGACTGGCAGTGGCATCCACACCCCTCTGAAGTCCTTTTGGTACCATGACATGGACAACCCCGAAGGCCACCTTataattgcccaggtagccacAAACCCCCTGGGACTTGTTGGGATAGAGAATGCAACTAGTGAAACGGACCGATCCCATAATAAGTTCTTAAAAATCCTGTCTGGTGACCTGTCCTGTGAGAAGGACGCCCAGGAAGTGCGCTGTGAGGAGGCTGCCAACTGGAACACGAACGCACCACCTACTTTCCACTCAGAGATGATGTATGACAACTTCACCCTGGTGCCTGTCTGGGGAAAGGAAGGCTATCTCCAGGTCTGCTCTAACGGGCTCTGCTGTCACTTACTCTATGAGAGGCCCACCCTGTCCGAAGAGCTGTATGCCCTGGGTGTCTTTGATGGGCTCCACACGGTACACGGCACTTACTACATTCAAGTCTGTGCCCTGGTCAAGTGTGGGGGCCTTGGCTTTGACACTTGTGGGCAGGAGATCTCAGAGGCACAGGGCCTGTTTGACTTTCACCTGTGGGGGAACTTCAGCACTTCCTATATCTTTCCTCTGTTTCTCACCTCAGGGATGACTCTGGATACCCCTAACCAGCTCGGGTGGGAAAATGACCACTATTTCTTGAGGAAGAGTGGACTGTCCTCTGGTCTGGTGACAGCAGCTCTCTATGGGCGGTTGTATGAGAGGGACTAG
- the Btd gene encoding biotinidase isoform X4 → MNRRPRPMPSRFMVRIMSGACTTPAFFLLGCCALALGLGSGSLEHREAKHYIAAVYEHRSVLSPNPLELTSRQQALELMKQNLDIYEQQVMAAAQKGVQIIVFPEDGIHGFNFTRTSIYPFLDFMPSPRLVRWNPCLEPFRFNDTEVLQRLSCMAIKGQMFLVANLGTKQPCLHSDPRCPHDGRYQFNTDVVFSHNGTLVARYRKHNLYFEAAFDTPAHVDLVTFDTPFAGQFGMFTCFDILFFEPAIQLLRDSKVKHIVYPTAWMNQLPLLTAIEIQKAFATAFGVSVLAANIHHPTLGMTGSGIHTPLKSFWYHDMDNPEGHLIIAQVATNPLGLVGIENATSETDRSHNKFLKILSGDLSCEKDAQEVRCEEAANWNTNAPPTFHSEMMYDNFTLVPVWGKEGYLQVCSNGLCCHLLYERPTLSEELYALGVFDGLHTVHGTYYIQVCALVKCGGLGFDTCGQEISEAQGLFDFHLWGNFSTSYIFPLFLTSGMTLDTPNQLGWENDHYFLRKSGLSSGLVTAALYGRLYERD, encoded by the exons ATTTATGGTCCGCATTATGTCTGGAGCCTGTACCAcgcctgctttcttcctcctcgGCTGTTGTGCGCTTGCGCTGGGCCTCGGCTCAGGCTCCCTGGAGCACCGCGAGGCCAAGCACTACATTGCTGCAGTGTATGAGCACCGGTCGGTCCTGAGCCCAAACCCTCTGGAGCTCACCAGCCGCCAACAGGCTCTGGAGCTCATGAAGCAGAACCTCGACATCTATGAACAGCAAGTGATGGCTGCAGCCCAGAAG GGTGTGCAGATTATAGTGTTCCCGGAAGATGGCATCCATGGGTTCAACTTCACACGAACATCCATTTACCCATTCTTGGACTTTATGCCCTCTCCCAGGCTGGTCAGGTGGAACCCCTGCCTGGAGCCCTTTCGGTTCAATGACACGGAG GTTCTCCAGCGCCTGAGTTGTATGGCCATCAAGGGACAGATGTTCTTGGTGGCCAATCTTGGAACAAAACAGCCTTGCCTTCACAGTGACCCCAGGTGCCCACATGACGGGAGATACCAGTTTAATACAGATGTGGTGTTCAGCCACAATGGAACCCTTGTTGCCCGCTACCGTAAGCACAACCTGTACTTTGAGGCGGCCTTTGATACCCCTGCTCATGTGGACCTCGTCACCTTTGATACCCCCTTTGCAGGCCAGTTTGGCATGTTCACTTGCTTTGACATCCTGTTCTTTGAGCCCGCCATCCAACTCCTCAGAGACTCCAAGGTGAAGCACATTGTGTACCCCACGGCCTGGATGAACCAGCTACCGCTCTTGACAGCCATTGAAATCCAGAAAGCATTCGCCACTGCCTTTGGTGTCAGTGTCCTGGCAGCTAACATCCATCACCCGACTCTGGGGATGACTGGCAGTGGCATCCACACCCCTCTGAAGTCCTTTTGGTACCATGACATGGACAACCCCGAAGGCCACCTTataattgcccaggtagccacAAACCCCCTGGGACTTGTTGGGATAGAGAATGCAACTAGTGAAACGGACCGATCCCATAATAAGTTCTTAAAAATCCTGTCTGGTGACCTGTCCTGTGAGAAGGACGCCCAGGAAGTGCGCTGTGAGGAGGCTGCCAACTGGAACACGAACGCACCACCTACTTTCCACTCAGAGATGATGTATGACAACTTCACCCTGGTGCCTGTCTGGGGAAAGGAAGGCTATCTCCAGGTCTGCTCTAACGGGCTCTGCTGTCACTTACTCTATGAGAGGCCCACCCTGTCCGAAGAGCTGTATGCCCTGGGTGTCTTTGATGGGCTCCACACGGTACACGGCACTTACTACATTCAAGTCTGTGCCCTGGTCAAGTGTGGGGGCCTTGGCTTTGACACTTGTGGGCAGGAGATCTCAGAGGCACAGGGCCTGTTTGACTTTCACCTGTGGGGGAACTTCAGCACTTCCTATATCTTTCCTCTGTTTCTCACCTCAGGGATGACTCTGGATACCCCTAACCAGCTCGGGTGGGAAAATGACCACTATTTCTTGAGGAAGAGTGGACTGTCCTCTGGTCTGGTGACAGCAGCTCTCTATGGGCGGTTGTATGAGAGGGACTAG
- the Btd gene encoding biotinidase isoform X2 encodes MLKRRPPKLEEQEQLYSIPAGTRFMVRIMSGACTTPAFFLLGCCALALGLGSGSLEHREAKHYIAAVYEHRSVLSPNPLELTSRQQALELMKQNLDIYEQQVMAAAQKGVQIIVFPEDGIHGFNFTRTSIYPFLDFMPSPRLVRWNPCLEPFRFNDTEVLQRLSCMAIKGQMFLVANLGTKQPCLHSDPRCPHDGRYQFNTDVVFSHNGTLVARYRKHNLYFEAAFDTPAHVDLVTFDTPFAGQFGMFTCFDILFFEPAIQLLRDSKVKHIVYPTAWMNQLPLLTAIEIQKAFATAFGVSVLAANIHHPTLGMTGSGIHTPLKSFWYHDMDNPEGHLIIAQVATNPLGLVGIENATSETDRSHNKFLKILSGDLSCEKDAQEVRCEEAANWNTNAPPTFHSEMMYDNFTLVPVWGKEGYLQVCSNGLCCHLLYERPTLSEELYALGVFDGLHTVHGTYYIQVCALVKCGGLGFDTCGQEISEAQGLFDFHLWGNFSTSYIFPLFLTSGMTLDTPNQLGWENDHYFLRKSGLSSGLVTAALYGRLYERD; translated from the exons ATTTATGGTCCGCATTATGTCTGGAGCCTGTACCAcgcctgctttcttcctcctcgGCTGTTGTGCGCTTGCGCTGGGCCTCGGCTCAGGCTCCCTGGAGCACCGCGAGGCCAAGCACTACATTGCTGCAGTGTATGAGCACCGGTCGGTCCTGAGCCCAAACCCTCTGGAGCTCACCAGCCGCCAACAGGCTCTGGAGCTCATGAAGCAGAACCTCGACATCTATGAACAGCAAGTGATGGCTGCAGCCCAGAAG GGTGTGCAGATTATAGTGTTCCCGGAAGATGGCATCCATGGGTTCAACTTCACACGAACATCCATTTACCCATTCTTGGACTTTATGCCCTCTCCCAGGCTGGTCAGGTGGAACCCCTGCCTGGAGCCCTTTCGGTTCAATGACACGGAG GTTCTCCAGCGCCTGAGTTGTATGGCCATCAAGGGACAGATGTTCTTGGTGGCCAATCTTGGAACAAAACAGCCTTGCCTTCACAGTGACCCCAGGTGCCCACATGACGGGAGATACCAGTTTAATACAGATGTGGTGTTCAGCCACAATGGAACCCTTGTTGCCCGCTACCGTAAGCACAACCTGTACTTTGAGGCGGCCTTTGATACCCCTGCTCATGTGGACCTCGTCACCTTTGATACCCCCTTTGCAGGCCAGTTTGGCATGTTCACTTGCTTTGACATCCTGTTCTTTGAGCCCGCCATCCAACTCCTCAGAGACTCCAAGGTGAAGCACATTGTGTACCCCACGGCCTGGATGAACCAGCTACCGCTCTTGACAGCCATTGAAATCCAGAAAGCATTCGCCACTGCCTTTGGTGTCAGTGTCCTGGCAGCTAACATCCATCACCCGACTCTGGGGATGACTGGCAGTGGCATCCACACCCCTCTGAAGTCCTTTTGGTACCATGACATGGACAACCCCGAAGGCCACCTTataattgcccaggtagccacAAACCCCCTGGGACTTGTTGGGATAGAGAATGCAACTAGTGAAACGGACCGATCCCATAATAAGTTCTTAAAAATCCTGTCTGGTGACCTGTCCTGTGAGAAGGACGCCCAGGAAGTGCGCTGTGAGGAGGCTGCCAACTGGAACACGAACGCACCACCTACTTTCCACTCAGAGATGATGTATGACAACTTCACCCTGGTGCCTGTCTGGGGAAAGGAAGGCTATCTCCAGGTCTGCTCTAACGGGCTCTGCTGTCACTTACTCTATGAGAGGCCCACCCTGTCCGAAGAGCTGTATGCCCTGGGTGTCTTTGATGGGCTCCACACGGTACACGGCACTTACTACATTCAAGTCTGTGCCCTGGTCAAGTGTGGGGGCCTTGGCTTTGACACTTGTGGGCAGGAGATCTCAGAGGCACAGGGCCTGTTTGACTTTCACCTGTGGGGGAACTTCAGCACTTCCTATATCTTTCCTCTGTTTCTCACCTCAGGGATGACTCTGGATACCCCTAACCAGCTCGGGTGGGAAAATGACCACTATTTCTTGAGGAAGAGTGGACTGTCCTCTGGTCTGGTGACAGCAGCTCTCTATGGGCGGTTGTATGAGAGGGACTAG
- the Btd gene encoding biotinidase isoform X3 has protein sequence MEEPLHCLALTQYQERCPGVCRFMVRIMSGACTTPAFFLLGCCALALGLGSGSLEHREAKHYIAAVYEHRSVLSPNPLELTSRQQALELMKQNLDIYEQQVMAAAQKGVQIIVFPEDGIHGFNFTRTSIYPFLDFMPSPRLVRWNPCLEPFRFNDTEVLQRLSCMAIKGQMFLVANLGTKQPCLHSDPRCPHDGRYQFNTDVVFSHNGTLVARYRKHNLYFEAAFDTPAHVDLVTFDTPFAGQFGMFTCFDILFFEPAIQLLRDSKVKHIVYPTAWMNQLPLLTAIEIQKAFATAFGVSVLAANIHHPTLGMTGSGIHTPLKSFWYHDMDNPEGHLIIAQVATNPLGLVGIENATSETDRSHNKFLKILSGDLSCEKDAQEVRCEEAANWNTNAPPTFHSEMMYDNFTLVPVWGKEGYLQVCSNGLCCHLLYERPTLSEELYALGVFDGLHTVHGTYYIQVCALVKCGGLGFDTCGQEISEAQGLFDFHLWGNFSTSYIFPLFLTSGMTLDTPNQLGWENDHYFLRKSGLSSGLVTAALYGRLYERD, from the exons ATTTATGGTCCGCATTATGTCTGGAGCCTGTACCAcgcctgctttcttcctcctcgGCTGTTGTGCGCTTGCGCTGGGCCTCGGCTCAGGCTCCCTGGAGCACCGCGAGGCCAAGCACTACATTGCTGCAGTGTATGAGCACCGGTCGGTCCTGAGCCCAAACCCTCTGGAGCTCACCAGCCGCCAACAGGCTCTGGAGCTCATGAAGCAGAACCTCGACATCTATGAACAGCAAGTGATGGCTGCAGCCCAGAAG GGTGTGCAGATTATAGTGTTCCCGGAAGATGGCATCCATGGGTTCAACTTCACACGAACATCCATTTACCCATTCTTGGACTTTATGCCCTCTCCCAGGCTGGTCAGGTGGAACCCCTGCCTGGAGCCCTTTCGGTTCAATGACACGGAG GTTCTCCAGCGCCTGAGTTGTATGGCCATCAAGGGACAGATGTTCTTGGTGGCCAATCTTGGAACAAAACAGCCTTGCCTTCACAGTGACCCCAGGTGCCCACATGACGGGAGATACCAGTTTAATACAGATGTGGTGTTCAGCCACAATGGAACCCTTGTTGCCCGCTACCGTAAGCACAACCTGTACTTTGAGGCGGCCTTTGATACCCCTGCTCATGTGGACCTCGTCACCTTTGATACCCCCTTTGCAGGCCAGTTTGGCATGTTCACTTGCTTTGACATCCTGTTCTTTGAGCCCGCCATCCAACTCCTCAGAGACTCCAAGGTGAAGCACATTGTGTACCCCACGGCCTGGATGAACCAGCTACCGCTCTTGACAGCCATTGAAATCCAGAAAGCATTCGCCACTGCCTTTGGTGTCAGTGTCCTGGCAGCTAACATCCATCACCCGACTCTGGGGATGACTGGCAGTGGCATCCACACCCCTCTGAAGTCCTTTTGGTACCATGACATGGACAACCCCGAAGGCCACCTTataattgcccaggtagccacAAACCCCCTGGGACTTGTTGGGATAGAGAATGCAACTAGTGAAACGGACCGATCCCATAATAAGTTCTTAAAAATCCTGTCTGGTGACCTGTCCTGTGAGAAGGACGCCCAGGAAGTGCGCTGTGAGGAGGCTGCCAACTGGAACACGAACGCACCACCTACTTTCCACTCAGAGATGATGTATGACAACTTCACCCTGGTGCCTGTCTGGGGAAAGGAAGGCTATCTCCAGGTCTGCTCTAACGGGCTCTGCTGTCACTTACTCTATGAGAGGCCCACCCTGTCCGAAGAGCTGTATGCCCTGGGTGTCTTTGATGGGCTCCACACGGTACACGGCACTTACTACATTCAAGTCTGTGCCCTGGTCAAGTGTGGGGGCCTTGGCTTTGACACTTGTGGGCAGGAGATCTCAGAGGCACAGGGCCTGTTTGACTTTCACCTGTGGGGGAACTTCAGCACTTCCTATATCTTTCCTCTGTTTCTCACCTCAGGGATGACTCTGGATACCCCTAACCAGCTCGGGTGGGAAAATGACCACTATTTCTTGAGGAAGAGTGGACTGTCCTCTGGTCTGGTGACAGCAGCTCTCTATGGGCGGTTGTATGAGAGGGACTAG
- the Btd gene encoding biotinidase isoform X1, giving the protein MILEVLATPEHAFLPAPSLTQAALELPVSRFMVRIMSGACTTPAFFLLGCCALALGLGSGSLEHREAKHYIAAVYEHRSVLSPNPLELTSRQQALELMKQNLDIYEQQVMAAAQKGVQIIVFPEDGIHGFNFTRTSIYPFLDFMPSPRLVRWNPCLEPFRFNDTEVLQRLSCMAIKGQMFLVANLGTKQPCLHSDPRCPHDGRYQFNTDVVFSHNGTLVARYRKHNLYFEAAFDTPAHVDLVTFDTPFAGQFGMFTCFDILFFEPAIQLLRDSKVKHIVYPTAWMNQLPLLTAIEIQKAFATAFGVSVLAANIHHPTLGMTGSGIHTPLKSFWYHDMDNPEGHLIIAQVATNPLGLVGIENATSETDRSHNKFLKILSGDLSCEKDAQEVRCEEAANWNTNAPPTFHSEMMYDNFTLVPVWGKEGYLQVCSNGLCCHLLYERPTLSEELYALGVFDGLHTVHGTYYIQVCALVKCGGLGFDTCGQEISEAQGLFDFHLWGNFSTSYIFPLFLTSGMTLDTPNQLGWENDHYFLRKSGLSSGLVTAALYGRLYERD; this is encoded by the exons ATTTATGGTCCGCATTATGTCTGGAGCCTGTACCAcgcctgctttcttcctcctcgGCTGTTGTGCGCTTGCGCTGGGCCTCGGCTCAGGCTCCCTGGAGCACCGCGAGGCCAAGCACTACATTGCTGCAGTGTATGAGCACCGGTCGGTCCTGAGCCCAAACCCTCTGGAGCTCACCAGCCGCCAACAGGCTCTGGAGCTCATGAAGCAGAACCTCGACATCTATGAACAGCAAGTGATGGCTGCAGCCCAGAAG GGTGTGCAGATTATAGTGTTCCCGGAAGATGGCATCCATGGGTTCAACTTCACACGAACATCCATTTACCCATTCTTGGACTTTATGCCCTCTCCCAGGCTGGTCAGGTGGAACCCCTGCCTGGAGCCCTTTCGGTTCAATGACACGGAG GTTCTCCAGCGCCTGAGTTGTATGGCCATCAAGGGACAGATGTTCTTGGTGGCCAATCTTGGAACAAAACAGCCTTGCCTTCACAGTGACCCCAGGTGCCCACATGACGGGAGATACCAGTTTAATACAGATGTGGTGTTCAGCCACAATGGAACCCTTGTTGCCCGCTACCGTAAGCACAACCTGTACTTTGAGGCGGCCTTTGATACCCCTGCTCATGTGGACCTCGTCACCTTTGATACCCCCTTTGCAGGCCAGTTTGGCATGTTCACTTGCTTTGACATCCTGTTCTTTGAGCCCGCCATCCAACTCCTCAGAGACTCCAAGGTGAAGCACATTGTGTACCCCACGGCCTGGATGAACCAGCTACCGCTCTTGACAGCCATTGAAATCCAGAAAGCATTCGCCACTGCCTTTGGTGTCAGTGTCCTGGCAGCTAACATCCATCACCCGACTCTGGGGATGACTGGCAGTGGCATCCACACCCCTCTGAAGTCCTTTTGGTACCATGACATGGACAACCCCGAAGGCCACCTTataattgcccaggtagccacAAACCCCCTGGGACTTGTTGGGATAGAGAATGCAACTAGTGAAACGGACCGATCCCATAATAAGTTCTTAAAAATCCTGTCTGGTGACCTGTCCTGTGAGAAGGACGCCCAGGAAGTGCGCTGTGAGGAGGCTGCCAACTGGAACACGAACGCACCACCTACTTTCCACTCAGAGATGATGTATGACAACTTCACCCTGGTGCCTGTCTGGGGAAAGGAAGGCTATCTCCAGGTCTGCTCTAACGGGCTCTGCTGTCACTTACTCTATGAGAGGCCCACCCTGTCCGAAGAGCTGTATGCCCTGGGTGTCTTTGATGGGCTCCACACGGTACACGGCACTTACTACATTCAAGTCTGTGCCCTGGTCAAGTGTGGGGGCCTTGGCTTTGACACTTGTGGGCAGGAGATCTCAGAGGCACAGGGCCTGTTTGACTTTCACCTGTGGGGGAACTTCAGCACTTCCTATATCTTTCCTCTGTTTCTCACCTCAGGGATGACTCTGGATACCCCTAACCAGCTCGGGTGGGAAAATGACCACTATTTCTTGAGGAAGAGTGGACTGTCCTCTGGTCTGGTGACAGCAGCTCTCTATGGGCGGTTGTATGAGAGGGACTAG